The proteins below are encoded in one region of Syngnathus acus chromosome 2, fSynAcu1.2, whole genome shotgun sequence:
- the LOC119138994 gene encoding cyclic nucleotide-gated channel cone photoreceptor subunit alpha-like, whose protein sequence is MDTQNQNPFAGTGSLYRMAQMMHSGPNRNRPTEFSMSYSKTKKMRKSHFQLPLAGQNMNNCNNNDGKKDDKKEEPKNEKKDEKKAEPKKDDKKDDKKDDKKDDKKDDKKDDKKDDKKEEPKEVWIMDPATDTYYYWLWTISVPVFYNLMLLVARACFNELQNNNTVLWIVLDYTSDALYLVDTFVRARTGFLEQGLLVRDEKILKEKYRKTRQFQLDIISIIPTDVVFIHIGLNNPEWRFNRLFRVARLFEFFDRTETRTNFPNIFRIANLVLYIIIIIHWNACIYFAISKVLGFGTDTWVYPATKNEDFRRLTRQYIYCFYWSTLTLTTIGETPPPVRDIEYFFVVADFLTGVLIFATIVGNVGAMISNMGAARVEFQAKIDSIKQYMQFRKVSKDLEARVVKWFDYLWTEEKTCDEKQVLKNLPDKLKAEIAINVHLETLSKVRIFQDCEAGLLVELVLKLQPQVFSPGDYICKKGDIGREMYIIKEGKLAVVADDGVTQFVVLSDGAYFGEISILGIKGSKAGNRRTANIRSVGYSDLFALSKDDLMEALTEYPDAKNALEDKGRAILMKDNLIDESLVTATDAKDFELKVNVVESSLEIMSLKLKKLTEHHESSQRKLKQRLRNLTNQVRLINVADE, encoded by the exons ATGGACACCCAAAATCAGAACCCCTTTGCAGGCACAGGATCACTCTACAG GATGGCTCAAATGATGCACTCTGGTCCGAACAGAAACAGACCTACAGAGTTTAGCATGAGCTACtcgaaaacaaagaaaatgaggaAGAG TCATTTTCAGTTGCCTTTGGCTGGACAGAACATGAACAACTGCAACAACAATGATGG CAAAAAAGATGACAAGAAAGAAGAACCCAAAAATGAGAAGAAAGATGAGAAGAAGGCAGAACCTAAGAAAGACGACAAGAAAGACGACAAGAAAGATGACAAGAAAGATGATAAGAAAGATGACaagaaagatgacaaaaaagatGATAAAAAGGAAGAACC AAAAGAGGTGTGGATCATGGACCCTGCCACAGATACATACTACTACTGGTTATGGACCATATCCGTCCCTGTCTTCTACAATCTGATGTTGCTGGTAGCCAG GGCTTGCTTCAATGAGCTGCAGAATAACAACACCGTATTGTGGATCGTGTTGGACTACACCTCGGACGCCCTCTACCTCGTGGACACTTTTGTGAGAGCCAGAACGG GTTTCCTTGAGCAAGGCCTGCTCGTAAGGGATGAGAAGATTCTGAAGGAAAAGTACAGGAAAACACGTCAGTTTCAACTGGACATCATATCCATAATTCCTACTGATGTTGTATTCATTCATATTGGACTGAACAATCCCGAGTGGAGGTTCAATCGCCTCTTTAGGGTGGCTCGGCTCTTTGAGTTCTTCGACCGAACCGAGACTCGCACCAACTTCCCAAACATCTTTCGAATTGCTAATCTTGTGCtttacatcatcatcatcatccactGGAACGCTTGCATCTATTTCGCAATTTCTAAGGTTCTCGGCTTTGGCACGGACACGTGGGTTTATCCGGCAACAAAGAATGAAGACTTTCGACGTCTCACCAGGCAGTACATATACTGCTTCTATTGGTCCACTCTGACTTTGACCACTATTGGGGAGACGCCACCGCCCGTCCGTGATATCGAGTACTTCTTTGTTGTGGCCGACTTCCTCACCGGGGTTTTGATCTTTGCTACAATCGTAGGCAATGTCGGTGCCATGATATCCAACATGGGTGCCGCTCGAGTGGAGTTTCAGGCCAAGATCGACTCCATCAAGCAGTACATGCAGTTTCGAAAGGTTTCGAAAGACCTTGAGGCCCGAGTGGTCAAGTGGTTCGATTACTTGTGGACAGAGGAGAAAACATGTGATGAAAAGCAGGTGCTCAAAAATCTCCCGGATAAACTCAAAGCTGAGATCGCCATCAATGTTCATCTGGAAACCTTGAGTAAAGTGCGAATTTTTCAAGATTGCGAGGCGGGTTTGCTTGTGGAGTTGGTCCTCAAACTTCAACCCCAAGTCTTTAGTCCTGGCGACTACATCTGTAAGAAGGGGGACATCGGGAGAGAAATGTACATTATCAAGGAAGGGAAGTTAGCGGTGGTGGCCGATGATGGGGTCACCCAGTTTGTGGTCCTCAGCGATGGAGCCTACTTTGGAGAAATTAGCATTTTGGGTATCAAGGGGAGTAAGGCGGGGAATCGAAGAACGGCCAACATCCGAAGCGTGGGTTACTCTGACCTGTTTGCCTTATCCAAGGATGACCTGATGGAGGCGCTAACAGAGTATCCCGACGCCAAGAATGCACTGGAAGACAAGGGACGAGCCATTCTGATGAAAGACAACCTCATTGACGAGTCGCTTGTGACAGCTACCGACGCCAAAGACtttgaactgaaagtgaacgTGGTCGAGTCGAGCCTGGAAATCATGTCACTAAAACTGAAGAAGCTGACGGAACATCATGAATCATCACAGCGCAAGCTCAAACAACGGCTCAGAAATTTGACTAACCAGGTCCGCCTCATCAATGTAGCTGATGAATAG